A window from Toxoplasma gondii ME49 chromosome IX, whole genome shotgun sequence encodes these proteins:
- a CDS encoding alpha-tubulin suppressor protein (encoded by transcript TGME49_267450~Predicted trans-membrane domain (TMHMM2.0):168-188:956-979) yields MVCSAVAAAQQLQGRRRLEDCSLRPHDCLSCCGFLPSGGPRVPTAAQPCFQAAVDLHTHNDFQFSHPSFEEKIRASPKQLSCAANAFLRLPVDSMQLYSAHHPSSSVFYCRRPPEPRMRCAVNSVRRHRNQSQVCTRAAAHGSERHGVATNQWGHFGKRLPLATKFKRPLLLFVLFTMVAMEAAVAVLPRRTAKHSQAGQLELVMDVSASLHSRGSQRRRFTFSDNELMHLHDSPSSLQVAESKSFEGFEGTAVALTCGSLFISIKSATWKSSTGACPAVRDCHEQMRRLCDGFFSCRVVPVASDPASAEASGLSAAKCGDVCSMSADPRRILTGEYECVVKGGTDASTFLDEHSAGASTTTGLVTWDAIQAGEAAPTASEIGGAGGISSFVATQASQGLNMISYTDTDSSDKRAAIDRLASQNPASAGLLQLSADRSVNKVWFTQGAFAAQYVPDGTQPATIVTVGMTAYGGPPANSAVASWEHADFACGAADTFAISQGLTPRHTTASTPQIICSNASSEACTELQAVNEAIKNSRPKTVMLEGIACHREGKAFGLLFADGTVLAFGAADRGGTMSAEAKGDLSTFDATRSQRVKKIVATQGAMAVLLLRGSVYAWGLDQFGGTLPSPEPTGVVDLVANDVGFAALTGGGSVYTWGKGMVVPSRLAGVEIKKIVGEKTCFAAFDAKGGVYIWGLGSNEGAFCNEEFVGERPTISQNFSDVKTKLSEGITDVRFNEHAAMAVKKPAVADGSWEIITWGTSAKGGEVPSYVLSGGRKGVKAVGASKSAFAIVSHSGDVYGWGDKESGGDGWNQPFLAGRAYGLVSLTRSFVALLVTGEAFAWGGNGQTLISSARRQELGTVVESRLVRGLYVVSGVGEGEIFVGTIGIPCVPGEWGAWGSCRSVCEGIRQRERTIELEPWGGTCESPLTEAGSCKGPKYGTDECPSTETDNSSIEAGLSLGVIVGCATASVAVLGVVGFMGHMWCSGFR; encoded by the exons ATGGTTTGTTCTGCAGTGGCGGCTGCCCAGCAGCtgcaagggagaagacggttGGAAGATTGCTCCTTAAGACCTCACGACTGTCTGAGTTGTTGCGGATTCTTACCCTCCGGCGGTCCACGGGTGCCAACGGCGGCACAGCCCTGTTTTCAAGCAGCAGTTGACTTGCATACGCACAATGATTTCCAATTTTCGCATCCTTCTTTTGAAGAAAAGATAAGGGCGTCCCCAAAGCAGTTGAGCTGTGCTGCAAATGCATTCCTTCGCTTACCTGTGGACAGCATGCAGCTCTACTCTGCACACCACCCTTCGTCTTCGGTATTTTATTGTCGGCGACCACCGGAACCTCGAATGAGATGTGCTGTGAACAGCGTTAGGCGCCATAGGAATCAAAGTCAGGTCTGCACAAGAGCAGCGGCTCATGGAAGTGAACGACATGGAGTCGCTACAAACCAATGGGGACATTTTGGCAAAAGGTTGCCTTTGGCGACCAAATTCAAGAGGCCGCTGTtactcttcgttctcttcacCATGGTAGCCATGGAGGCTGCTGTAGCCGTACTACCTCGGCGGACTGCTAAGCACTCTCAGGCTGGACAACTTGAACTGGTCATGGATGTTAGCGCTTCTTTGCATTCGCGTGGGTCTCAGCGACGAAGGTTTACTTTCAGCGACAACGAACTCATGCATTTGCACGACtcaccctcttctcttcaagTTGCTGAGTCGAAAA GTTTTGAAGGTTTTGAAGGCACTGCTGTGGCGCTGACGTGCGGCTCCTTGTTTATTAGCATCAAGTCAGCGACCTGGAAAAGTAGCACTGGCGCGTGTCCGGCTGTACGTGACTGCCATGAACAGATGCGAAGGCTCT GTGacggtttcttctcttgtcgGGTCGTGCCGGTTGCAAGCGATCCAGCGAGTGCAGAAGCGAGCGGCTTGTCTGCCGCCAAG TGCGGTGACGTTTGTAGTATGAGCGCGGACCCTCGTCGCATTCTCACTGGCGAATATGAGT GTGTTGTCAAAGGGGGGACCGACGCCTCGACGTTTCTCGATGAGCACTCTGCGGGTGCCTCGACCACCACTGGCCTTGTAACATGGGACGCGATACAAG CTGGGGAGGCGGCACCAACAGCGAGCGAGATCGGAGGTGCAGGTGGCATTTCCTCGTTTGTCGCCACGCAAGCGTCTCAAGGACTGAACATGATCAGCTACACTGACACAGACTCCTCGGACAAACG AGCAGCGATCGACCGCCTTGCTTCGCAGAATCCGGCAAGCGCGGGTCTTCTCCAGTTAAGCGCTGACAGATCAGTAAATAAAGTTTGGTTCACTCAAG GAGCGTTCGCAGCACAGTATGTTCCTGACGGCACCCAGCCGGCGACGATCGTCACAGTCGGAATGACCGCGTACGGTGGCCCGCCCGCAAACAGCGCTGTAGCGTCGTGGGAG CATGCAGACTTCGCATGCGGTGCCGCGGATACGTTTGCGATAAGCCAGGGCCTTACG CCTCGGCATACCACTGCATCGACACCCCAGATCATCTGCAGCAACGCTTCGTCCGAAGCATGCACAGAGCTTCAGGCTGTGAACGAAGCCATCAAGAATAGTCGACCAAAGACGGTTATGCTCGAAG GCATTGCATGCCATCGGGAAGGAAAGGCGTTCGGTCTGCTCTTCGCCGACGGCACTGTTCTCGCCTTCGGAGCCGCCGACAGGGGTGGGACGATGAGCGCAGAGGCAAAG GGCGACCTGTCAACCTTCGATGCAACCCGCAGCCAACGCGTGAAAAAAATTGTCGCCACGCAAGGCGCCATGGCTGTGTTGCTACTTCGAGGTTCTGTGTATGCGTGGGGACTCGACCAGTTCG GCGGCACGCTTCCATCGCCAGAGCCGACAGGTGTGGTTGACCTG GTCGCCAACGACGTCGGATTCGCAGCCCTGACAGGGGGAGGGTCTGTGTACACCTGGGGCAAAGGCATGGTAGTGCCCAGTCGGCTAGCTGGCGTTGAG ATTAAGAAAATAGTTGGCGAAAAGACATGCTTTGCGGCATTTGATGCGAAGG GAGGCGTTTACATCTGGGGACTCGGAAGCAACGAAGGAGCTTTCTGCAATGAGGAATTTGTCGGAGAGAGGCCAACGATTTCGCAGAATTTCTCCGATGTGAAAACAAAACTCTCTGAGGGTATTACAG ATGTTCGTTTCAACGAGCACGCAGCCATGGCAGTGAAGAAACCGGCTGTAGCGGACGGATCTTGGGAAATCATCACTTGGGGAACTTCCGCAAAAGGAGGTGAAGTCCCTAGCTATGTGCTGTCGGGAGGCCGTAAAGGGGTGAAAG CTGTTGGCGCCTCTAAGTCTGCATTTGCAATCGTCTCCCATAGCGGCGACGTGTACGGCTGGGGGGATAAAGAGAGTGGAGGCGACGGATGGAACCAACCGTTTTTGGCTG GTCGTGCTTATGGATTGGTTTCTTTGACTCGTTCCTTCGTCGCGCTGCTGGTCACCGGCGAGGCGTTCGCTTGGGGAGGAAATGGGCAGACGTTGATAAGTTCAGCTC GCCGCCAGGAGCTCGGCACCGTTGTAGAGTCTCGCCTAGTCCGTGGTCTGTATGTCGTGAGCGGCGTCGGCGAAGGAGAGATTTTCGTCGGCACGATCGGGATTCCGTGTGTCCCTGGAGAGTGGGGAGCTTGGGGAAGCTGTCGGAGCGT CTGCGAAGGAATTCGCCAACGCGAGAGGACCATCGAGCTGGAACCATGGGGCGGCACTTGCGAGTCTCCTT TGACAGAAGCAGGGAGCTGCAAAGGGCCGAAATATGGGACGGATGAATGTCCAA GCACGGAAACAGACAACAGCTCGATAGAGGCTGGCTTGTCTCTGGGAGTCATTGTTGGCTGCGCCACAGCAAGTGTGGCAGTTCTTGGCGTTGTTGGTTTCATGGGCCACATGTGGTGTTCGGGTTTCAGGTGA
- a CDS encoding mago nashi family protein 2, putative (encoded by transcript TGME49_267420~Predicted trans-membrane domain (TMHMM2.0):176-199), with the protein MCKQCGCVYARVPTVTKERKLVFASPHSFQYSLVFTDRLHLVDFFVCAGYRTMTSGEEEDFYLRYYVGHKGKFGHEFLEFEFRPEGRLRYANNSNYKNDTMIRKEAYVSQAVMKELRRIVEESEIIKEDDNNWPAPDRVGRQELEIVLGKDHISFTTSKIGSMADVQRSKDQDGLRVFYYLVQDLKCFIFSLIGLHFRIKPV; encoded by the exons TACGCGCGTGTGCCCACCGTtacgaaggaaagaaagctGGTCTTTGCTTCACCTCATTCGTTCCAATATTCTCTGGTCTTCACCGATAGACTGCATCTCGTGgatttcttcgtctgtgcaGGCTACCGAACAATGACGTCCGGGGAGGAGGAAGATTTCTATTTGCGTTACTA TGTCGGCCATAAGGGGAAGTTCGGCCATGAATTTCTCGAGTTCGAGTTCAGACCCGAGGGTCGGCTTCGATATGCGAACAACTCGAACTACAAAAACGACACAATGATCCGTAAAGAAG CTTATGTCAGCCAGGCGGTGATGAAGGAGCTTCGACGAATTGTTGAGGAGTCAGAGATTATAAA GGAAGATGACAACAACTGGCCGGCCCCAGATCGCGTGGGTCGTCAGGAACTTGAAATCGTCCTGGGCAAAGACCACATCTCCTTCACA ACATCCAAGATCGGTTCCATGGCTGACGTGCAGCGGAGCAAAGACCAGGACGGTCTTCGCGTCTTCTACTACCTGGTCCAGGATCTCAAGTGCTTTATTTTCTCTCTGATCGGTCTGCACTTCCGA ATCAAGCCTGTCTAA
- a CDS encoding RING zinc finger protein (encoded by transcript TGME49_267440), which translates to MGGGVSRDRQEPSSRLSYGPQQVVFIPASQNPNVGGRAGTSNVPLQQPTDPRFDPQSEVPVPNPEAVPRLSVQQTCVVKNPVNLHKHSLKCFHDPSYPDRLFVSFLLDSTTEVDISVHYYAQQLTDAATGAPTFVSRLSRPTSESSRRFPAAMNQHFCTTAEEALLLSELHQQQAVLDSEDEDEDGGVYPITVCLRSVPPAQSSGAYQPTMVKNQYTFARILRAPRGGPATGTDPAAADASASSSAGNFGTSSPGQDWRAQIVKQKIQFGTRTFEVQEIFGIERGNSTEMQRLPSGTRGGNVGASSGGDESDSRNSGDCQVDNLAGRECVICLAEERNTAVLPCRHMCLCSGCANIMRMQSNKCPICRQPVTSLLQITMKTNPE; encoded by the exons ATGGGTGGAGGAGTCAGCCGGGACCGGCAAGAGCCCTCTAGCCGACTGAGTTACGGCCCTCAGCAGGTTGTTTTCATTCCTGCCAGCCAGAATCCGAACGTGGGGGGCCGAGCTGGAACTTCCAACGTTCCTCTTCAGCAGCCAACAGACCCTCGATTCGACCCGCAAAGTGAAGTTCCTGTACCGAATCCGGAAGCTGTTCCGCGGCTCAGTGTACAGCAGACTTGCGTGGTCAAGAACCCAGTCAACTTGCACAAGCACTCCCTAAAATGCTTCCAC GACCCCTCCTACCCCGACCGTCTatttgtctccttcttgttgGATTCCACAACTGAAGTTGACATTTCCGTTCACTACTACGCTCAACAACTTACAGATGCGGCAACAGGCGCGCCcactttcgtttctcgactttctcgTCCAACCTCTGAAAGCTCGCGGCGCTTCCCTGCAGCAATGAACCAGCACTTCTGCACAACTGCCGAAG AAGCTCTTTTGCTCTCGGAGTTGCATCAGCAGCAAGCGGTTCTGGACAGtgaggacgaggacgaagacggcgGTGTCTACCCAATCACCGTTTGTCTTCGATCCGTCCCGCCTGCCCAGTCGTCTGGTGCCTACCAGCCGACTATGGTGAAAAACCAGTACACTTTCGCTCGGATCCTTCGCGCTCCGCGGGGCGGGCCCGCCACAGGAACTGATCCAGCGGCAGCCGATGCGTCTGCGAGTAGCAGCGCTGGGAATTTCGGCACTTCCTCCCCAGGACAGGATTGGCGGGCTCAGATTGTCAAACAGAAGATCCAGTTTGGCACACGAACTTTCGAGGTTCAG GAAATCTTCGGCATCGAGCGAGGGAACAGCACGGAGATGCAGCGGTTGCCGTCTGGAACACGTGGCGGCAACGTTGGAGCCAGCTCGGGCGGCGACGAGTCAGACAGCAGAAACTCCGGGGATTGCCAAGTCGACAATCTCGCTGggag AGAGTGTGTGATTTGCCTGGCTGAGGAACGCAACACGGCGGTCCTGCCGTGCCGCCACATGTGCCTTTGCAGCGGC TGCGCGAACATCATGAGGATGCAAAGCAACAAATGCCCCATCTGCAGGCAAC CTGTAACGTCGCTACTCCAAATCACCATGAAAACAAATCCGGAGTAG
- a CDS encoding DnaJ domain-containing protein (encoded by transcript TGME49_267430~Predicted trans-membrane domain (TMHMM2.0):4-27:33-56:152-175:405-423): MDEVLQRSFVYGLCTTTILSPTLQYYLPDRGRRWLRLFKKPVLTAMLLYLFYAAIPTDRRDLYTILDVDVMASKNDILQAYRTVSKKFHPDKVAAAEASGGAVPQRPSGFSKMTNEEFFMEIKKAQEVLMSDTRRSNYDRFGDYKYGDIDEKTTMIVVCLALVSHLLCFCVGFLVSYPKHVTFARQIYVVYSLAMFCNELQLRFVENGDSLAFLPYVSSLVPFERVHFFRSLFPCVLCASLCLSKWNFSDNPAKRLALLKALLSTNRVLTERTQELIRVTAYLKTMGTPSTAAIKTQQQQMTHLKSAALRARFSGQEMPVVPTAEEAADQAGKEKDKASSQRPSQSETKPASATQKDKKDVAEWEDFTNTLNEEQKELFKRMVADQYRKTEAEEQARESSRRRFDINWGQVLMWVCILYVWIYYK; the protein is encoded by the exons ATGGATGAAGTTTTGCAGAGATCCTTTGTCTACGGGCTTTGTACCACTACAATCCTAAGTCCAACTCTCCAATACTACCTCCCGGATCGTGGCCGCCGATGGCTTCGCCTCTTCAAGAAGCCAG TTCTCACGGCCATGCTTCTGTATCTCTTCTATGCTGCTATTCCAACTGATCGTCGGGACCTCTACACCATCCTCGATGTTGACGTCATGGCTTCAAAGAATGACATTTTGCAG GCCTATCGAACCGTCTCGAAGAAGTTCCACCCCGACAAGGTTGCGGCGGCCGAAGCATCTGGAGGCGCAGTTCCCCAGCGTCCTTCCGGCTTTTCCAAAATGACGAATGAGGAGTTCTTCATGGAAATAAAGAAAGCCCAAGAGGTCCTGATGAGCGACACACGCAGATCCAATTACGACCGTTTTGGCGACTACAAATACG GGGATATCGACGAAAAGACAACGATGATCGTCGTTTGCCTGGCTCTGGTTTCGCACCTTTTGTGCTTCTGCGTCGGCTTCCTTGTTTCGTATCCGAAGCACGTCACTTTTGCTCGCCAA ATCTACGTCGTGTACAGCCTCGCCATGTTCTGCAACGAACTTCAACTGCGATTCGTCGAAAACGGAgactctctcgctttcctgcCCTACGTCAGCTCTCTCGTCCCGTTCGAGAGAGTTCAT TTCTTCcggtctctcttcccctgcgtCCTGTGCGCGAGTCTCTGCCTGTCCAAGTGGAATTTCTCGGACAACCCCGCGAAGCGTCTGGCCTTGCTGAAGGCTCTGCTCTCGACCAACCGAGTGCTGACGGAGAGAACACAGGAACTCATTCGTGTGACAG CGTACTTGAAGACCATGGGGACGCCGTCGACTGCCGCCATCAAAACGCAACAACAACAAATGACTCACCTCAAGTCCGCGGCACTCCGTGCAAGATTCTCTG GCCAGGAGATGCCAGTGGTCCCTACAGCTGAAGAGGCAGCCGATCAAGCTggcaaggagaaagacaaagccAGCTCGCAACGCCCTTCGCAGAGCGAGACCAAACCAGCGAGCGCCACtcagaaagacaagaaggacGTTGCAGAGTGGGAAGACTTCACAAACACGCTGAatgaggagcagaaggagctGTTCAAGCGCATGGTGGCAGACCAG TATCGCAAGACCGAAGCGGAGGAACAAGCTCGCGAGTCCAGCCGGCGGCGTTTCGATATCAACTGGGGTCAGGTGTTGATGTGGGTCTGCATTCTCTATGTGTGGATTTACTATAAATAG
- a CDS encoding hypothetical protein (encoded by transcript TGME49_267435), which yields MCQDIKNRERETPLETFRHTHVQKAPFLECFDNSHSKYPCWTTQAFWWFPGTLYSGSPTPGRMNTKVASGLRDGNPPVRISVQWTKKTKPVKVKSQKLLTAGNARQGVLYVITVNRTPSQLRNYL from the exons ATGTGCCAAGACATTAAaaatagagagagagaaacgccccTTGAAACCTTTCGTCACACGCATGTGCAAAAGGCTCCTTTCCTTGAATGTTTTGACAATTCCCATTCAAAGTACCCATGCTGGacaacacag gcgttctgGTGGTTCCCGGGTACGCTGTATTCTGGCAGTCCCACTCCCGGCAGAATGAATACGAAAGTGGCGTCTGGTCTGCGTGATGGAAATCCCCCTGTTCGCATCAGTGTCCAGTGGACTAAGAAAACAAAACCCGTGAAAGTGAAAAGTCAGAAGCTCCTTACCGCAGGTAATGCTCGGCAAGGGGTCCTGTACGTCATCACAGTGAACCGTACCCCATCACAACTCCGAAACTATCTGTAG